GCGGATAGGGCGTTCACAAGCCTGCGGCCGCTGCCGGAAACGACGTGAATACCGATCACAGGGGACTGGTGTCAAAATGGTGCGATAGCCAATCGGGTGCCGCGGTTTGCACCAGGTAGTTCTACAAGCGGGGTGGAGGTGAGGCTATGACCGGCGGCGGCACCATCAAGAGCGCTCCTGCCGTATTGGGCGGGCTGGTCGGCGCGCCGGAAGCGCCACCGCCTATGCCGTTTCCCGCGTCCGTGGGCGGAACCGCCCCCGCCGACATCGGCCAGGGATTGCTGCATTCCGCCGGCAACGCCGGCGTGCCGAAGGACGCAGCGGACGCGGCCGCCGCAGACGCGGACCGTCGCGCCCATGCCGCCGATGCCGCCGCGAAATTCCCTGCGAATGAAGCTGATTCGGCACAGCAGATGCAAAATGTCGGTCAACAAGCCCCGCAGATGATGCAGCAGATGCTGCAAAGCATCACCGGCGCCCTCGGCGGCGCGGTCGGCGGCATCATGGGGCCGCTGACGCAGCTGCCACAGCAGGCGATGCAGGCCGGCCAAAGCGCCATCCAGCCGCTGATGAGCGCAGTTCAGGGCGCCAACAGGGCCAGTGCCCTCGCGAGCGACCCGCAGCTCGTCGACAGCGTCGGCCCAGGCACCGGGCTGGGCGGCGGCTCGGGCTCGGGTGGGGGCGGAGGCCTCGGCGGCGGCACCACTCCGGCCAGTTCTCTGGGTCCGCCTCCAGTGCCAACCTCGTCCCCGCCCACGACTCCTGCCGGGGCGGCCAAGGCGGCCATGACGCCACCGGTTAGTGGCGCGCCGGCCGCGCCGGGGCAGACCGGTATGGGGGGTATGGGGATGATGCCGCCGGGGGCCATGGGCCACGGGGGCGAGGGGGGCAATAAAGACAAGCCGCCCGAGAAGCGCATATCGGCGCCGGGCGTGCCCAACGGTCAGCCCGTCAAGGGCCGGCTGACCATGCCGCCGGGCGCCCCGGGTCCCAAACCCGGCGAGGAGAAGCCCACCGTGGTCACCAACCGGCCCAATCGGCGAATCGTGATCATGCCGACCGAGGACGAGGCAACGGAATAGCGCGGCCGGTGCGCCATTCCCACGACGCTGGAAGGTGAGTGGTCGGGCCACGCGCATGGCAGTAGTGTCAAGCCGGCCGCTGCCGTATCGGGTTCCTCGTTATTGACAGTGGAACTGCGGATTCGTGCATGCTGTTGATACGAATTTTCGCGGCCTAAGGGTGTGGGAGTAACAGCTCGAGTGTCCGGAACGGATGCGGCGCCGAGGGGGCGCAGACGCGGGTTAGAGCGGGGAAGGCGTTGACCGATCCGCTCATGATCCATGCGGTGGCAGCGTTGTCGCGCGGCCACAGTCTGTTGGCTGGCGACGTCGGCAGCGCCCCCATAGCCGGTGCGCCCGAACACCTGGCCAACGATGCCCGCGGCGGCCTTCCCACCGCCGCTGCAGCGCGGTCGACGAGCGCAATCAACGAGCTACGCCGGAGCAACGACATCGATAGCGCCCTCGCACAGATCCTGGCGGCGGCGCATAGAGACCACGCGCACACAAGGACGGCAACCCGGGCGGTCCTGGAAGACGCCAAGGCCGACGCAACACGGGCCGCCGATACGCCGATGGCGCGGCGCGAGGCGATGGCCCGGATGGCGGCCAGGTTGCGCAGCCAGCACCGGCACATCCTGAACGCGCGCCGACGGGCACGCCTCAGGGCGCTGCGGCTGCGGCGTCTGCGCTACCGAAAAAGGCGGACGATGGGGGACGGCCAGGGCAGCGGCCACCAGGCGATCATCGCCGCGATCCGCAAAGCCTTGAATATCAAGGGAATTCACGACCCGGCGGCGCGTGCCCGCTGGGAGCGCGGCATGGATCTGGTGGCTCGCCGCGAGTCCAACTACAACGCCGACGCGGTCAACCGCTGGGATTCGAACGCGGCACGGGGCACCCCGAGCAAGGGCGCCTGGCAGTTCATCGGGCCAACGTTCGCGGCCTATCACGAGCCGGGGACGTCGCGCGACATCCACAATCTGGTGGCGCAGGCGTGCGCGTTCATCAACTATGCGATGGGCCATTACGGCGTCGCCGCTGACGCGTCGAACTTGGCTGATCGGATTCAGCAGGCCGATCCTCGCCGATCACCTAAGGGGTATTGAGCATGCCGCTGAGTCTGTCGAACCGCGACCAGAATTCCGGTCACCTCTTCTACAACCGACGGCTGCGGGCGGCGACCACCCGGTTCTCGGTCCGTATGAAACACGACGACCGCAAGCAGACCGCCGCGTTGATGCTGTCGATCTTGTTGGTAGCCATCGGCGCCGGGTGGATGCTGTTGCTCAACGTACTGAAACCCACTGGCGCCGTTGGTGACTCATCGATCATCGGCGACCGTGACTCCGGCGCGATCTACGCCCGCATCGATGGCCGGCTCTATCCGGCCCTGAACCTGACGTCCGCCCGGCTGGCTACCGGCACGGCCAACCAACCGACGTGGGTGAAGCGCAGTGAGATCGCGAAGTATCCGACCGGGCCGCTGATAGGTATCCCGGGCGCGCCGTCGGCGATGCCGGTGAACCGCGGCGCGATTTCGGCGTGGGCCGTGTGTGACACGGCCGGGCGGCCGCGCAGCGGGGACAAGCCGGTCGTCACGTCGATTGGGGGCACGCTCAACGGCGGCGGCCGCGCGGCACCGCTGGCCGATGACGCGGGGTTGTTGGTGACGTTTGAGGGCAACACGTACGTGATCTGGGGCGGCAAACGCTCGCAGGTCGATCCGGCCAGCAGAGCGATCACCTTGAGCCTGGGGCTGGACCCGGGTGTGACGTCGCCGGTTGAGATTTCGCGCGCCCTATACGACGGGTTGCCCGCGACCGAACCGCTGCGGGTCCCGGACGTACCCCAGGCGGGCGCGCCGTCGACGTGGGTCTCGGGCTCGCAAGTCGGTGCGGTGTTGCAGGCCCAAACCGCCGGCGGTGGCAAGCAGTTCTACGTGCTGCTGCCCGACGGGGTGCAGAAGATCACCAGCTTCGTCGCCGACCTGCTCCGCAGCGCCAACTCCTACGGGTCGACAGCGCCCCGCATGGTGACCCCCGACGTGCTGGTCAACATCCCCCAGGTGAACTCGCTGCCCGTCGACTACTACCCGACCAAACGCCTGAATTTCGTTGACACCGCGGCGAATCCAACCACCTGTGTCGGCTGGGAGAAGGGTTCGACGGATCCGCAGGCCCGCGTCGTCATCTACAACGGGCGGGGCCTGCCGGTGTACTCGTACCTGGACGACCGGATCGTGCACCTGGTGCGGGACGACCGTGACCCGGCGTCGGTGGTCGCCAACCAGGTGTTGGTGCTGCCGGGGGCGGCCAACTTCGTCACCTCCACCAGCGGGGTGATCACTTCCGATTCCCGCGAAGCATTGTTCTGGGTGTCTGACAACGGCGTGCGGTTCGGCATCGCCGCCAACGACGACACGATGCGTGCGCTCGGGCTCGATCCGGCCGCGGCGGTGCAGGCGCCGTGGCCGTTGCTGCGGACTTTCGCTGCGGGCCCGGCCTTGTCACGGGAGGCGGCGCTCGTGGCTCGCGACACCGTGCCGGCACTCGGCAAGGCGGCTGCGGTGACGACGTCGGCGAAGGCGGGAGGCTAGGGATGAGCAAGAAAGCGTTTCCCATCAATCGGGTCAAGATCGAACCGCCGAAACCCGTTCGGGTAGCACCGAATGCGCCGATCGCGCTGCCGGAGCGAGAGCCCCGCAACATCTGGGTGATGATCGGGGTGCCGGCGCTGATCGTGGCCCTGATCGGCACCATCGTCATGCTCTACGTGTCCGGGGTGCGCAGCCTGTCCACCGGCTTCTTCCCCTTGATGGGTATCGGCGCGTTCAGCATGCTGGCGTTCTCCGGACGCTTCGGGCGGGCGCGCAAGATCACCTGGGGCGAAATGGAAAAGGGCCGCCGCCGCTATCTGCGCGACCTCGACAGCAACCGCGACGAGATTCAGACCGCGGTCTGTGCGCAGCGTGAATGGCAGAACGCGGTCCACTCGGATCCACGCGGGCTGGGAGCGATCATCGGCGGCCCGCGGATGTGGGAACGCGGGCGCGGCGACATGGATTTCCTGGAGGTGCGGCTCGGCACGGGTGTGCAGCACGCCCCCGACTCGGTCCTGTCGGTGACCTGGCCCGATATCCCCTCCGATGAGGAGCTCGAGCCCGTCACCGGTCAGGCGCTACGCGATTTCATCTTGGAGCAGCGAAAGATTCGCGACATCGCCAAGGTGGTCAACTTGCGATCGGCGCCGGGCTTCAGCTTCGTCGGCGAAGATCTGGACCGGTTGCGCTCGCTGATGCGATCGGTGTTGTGCTCGCTGGCGGTCTTCCACAACCCGCGCGACGTGAAATTGATGGTGGTCACCCGCAATCCCGAGGTGTGGTCGTGGATGGTCTGGCTGCCGCACAACCTGCACGACGAGCTGTTCGACGCGTGTGGCTGGCGGCGCCTGGTGTTCGCCACGCCGGAGGAGCTGGAGGAGACTCTCGGCGCCGAGCTGCACATGAAAGGAAAGCGCGGCGCGTGGACGCCGCTGGCGGCGGCCAGCCCGACCGCTATGGGGTCGGCGCTGGAAACCGGCGCCGCCACCGTCGATCTGGGGCCGCACCTGGTGATCGTCGACGACAACACCGGCAGCCCCGACGCGTGGGAGAGCGTGGTCGGCCAGGTCGGTAAGGCGGGGATAACCCTGCTGCGCATCGCATCCCGGGTGGGGACCGGCGTGGGTTTCGCGCAGGACCAGGTCTTCGAGATGGCCGAGCGGCACAGCTCACCGGTCAACGGTGAGGTCAAATCCGGCCGGAACAGCTTCGATACCGACGGCGAAGACGGGCGTCCGGCGCCCCTGCTGAGGGTACGCGGCAAGTTCTTCGCCCATGCCGACCAGCTGTCCATTCACCGTGCCTACCGGTATGCGCGCGCGATGGCGCGGTGGTCACCGACAAGCCGCAGCGAGATCGCCGATTCGACCGGCGGCGCCGCCGAGTTGCTTCGTGGACTGGGCATCATCGACCCGCGGGAGCTGGACGTCGACCGGCTGTGGGCCGAGCGGCGCGGCCGCGGCGACGAGCGGTGGTGCGAGATCCCGGTCGGCGCGAAACCTACCGGGGAGCTGCAGAACATCATCATCCGCGCGAAAGACTTCGGCGGCTTCGGCTTTCACTCCGTGGTCATCGGCACCAGTGGCTCGGGTAAGTCGGAGTTCTTTCTCTCCCTGGTCTACGGCATCGCGCTGACGCACTCGCCGGAGACGTTCAACGTCATCTTCGTCGACATGAAGTTCGAATCGGCGGCGCAGGACATCCTGGGCATTCCGCACGTGGTGGCGGCGCTGTCAAACCTCGGCAAGGACGAGCGTCATCTGGCCGAACGGATGCGCAGGGTCATCGACGGCGAGATCAAGCAGCGATACGAGCTGTTCACCTCGGTGGGCGCGCGCGACGCCAACGACTACGAGGAGATCCGGCTCGCCGGACGTGACCTACCGCCGGTGCCCGTCTTGCTCGTCATCGTCGACGAGTATCTGGAACTCTTTGCCAATCACGAGAAGTGGATCAATCTGATCATCCACATCGGCCAGGAGGGCCGCGGCGCCAACGTCTTCTTTATGCTGGGCGGGCAGCGCCTGGATCTGTCGTCGCTGCAGAAGGTGAAGTCCAACATCGCGTTCCGCATCGCGCTGCGCGCGGAGTCCGGTGACGACAGCCGCGAGGTGATCGGATCGGACGCCGCCTACCACCTGCCGTCGAAGGAGAACGGCTTCGCCCTGCTCAAGGTGGGGCCGCGCGACCTCGAGCCGTTCCGCTGCTTCTACCTCTCGGCGCCGTTCGTGGTGCCGAAGGCCAAGGAAGTGGCGACCACCGTCGACATGACGTTGACCAAGCCGCGGCTGTACAACTGGCAGTACCAACCGCTCGAGGCGTCGGACGCCGCGGCGTTGGAGGCCGCCGCCGCCGTCGACGCCGAACCGGACGAATTCCTCTACCACGACGACGGTTTCAAGCGGAAGAAGATCGTCGACGTGCTTCGGGAGTCGTTGCACCAGGTTCCGCACCGCTCGCCACGCCGGCCCTGGCTGGAGCCGTTGGAGGACCCCGAGCCCGTCGATACGCTGGTGGCCGCCTACCGGGGCAAGCCGTGGCACGTCGATTACGGCGACAACCCGGGGCTGATGTTCCCGGTGGGCGTTATGGACATCCCGGAGGAGTCCAAGCAGGTCGTGCACGCGGTCGATGCGCTGCGCAGCAACGTCATCGTGGTGGGCGCCAAGCAGCGCGGCAAGACGACCACCCTGATGACGCTGATGTCCTCGGCCGCAACGATGTACACCCCGGCGCGCGTGACGTTCTTCTGCATCGGCGGCGCGACCCTGGCCCAGGTTGCGTCGCTGCCGCACGTCACCGACATCGTGTCGCCGAAGGACGCCGAGGGCATCGAGCGCATCTTGAGCAGCATGGACGCCTTGATCGACGCGCGCGAGGATTCGTTCCGGCGGCTGCGAATCGACCTCGACGGCTTCCGCGAGCGCCGCTTCGCGCCGGGCAGCGACGGGCTGGGCGGTACCGACCCCAACGACCCGTTCGGCGATGTGTTCGTGGTGGTCGATGATTACGACGACGTGTACTCGAAAGACACCGTCCTGGGGGACCGCATCATCTCGCTGAGCAGCCGCGGTCCCGAGTACGGCGTGCACGTGATGTGCAGTGCCGGCGGCTGGATCCACGGTCAGCGGCAGAGCCTGTTGCAAAACGCCACGGCCCGAATCCAATTGCGACTCGCAGACCCGAGCGAAAGCCAGATGGGGCATTCGTCGCTCGAGTCTCGGGACGCCGCGCGGCGGACGCTGAACCGTCCGGGCTTCGGGCTGACGGACAGCCTGCACGAGCTGCGCGTCGGGATCCCGGCGCTGGCCGATCCCGCCACCGGCGCGCTGGTGAACATCGTCGACGTCGGCACACGGATCGCTGACGTCGCGGGTGTGACGAAACATGCCACCCTGCAACGGCTTCCGCAGCGGGTGGAGTTGCGGGCGATTCTGGAGTACGAGGCGGCGCATCCGAGCGGGGACGACCTGTCGATCGCGTTCGCCATCGGCGAGCGCCACGAGCTGGGACCGGTTCCGCTCAAGCTGCGGGAAAGCCCCGGCTTGATGATCCTGGGCAGGCAGGGCTGCGGCAAGACCCTCTCGCTGGTGTCCATCGGTGAGGCGATCATGAGCCGGTTCAGCCCGGAGGAGGCGCAGCTGACGCTCATCGACCCGAAAACAGCCCCGCACGGCCTGCGGGACCTCAGCGGGCCCGGCTATGTCTGCGCGTATGCCTATGACCAAGACGAGATCGACGAGGTGATAACCGAACTCGCGCAACAGATCCTGCTGCCCCGACTGCCCCCCAAGGGTTTGAGCCAGGAAGAGCTGCGCGCGCTCAAGCCGTGGGAAGGGGCCCGGCATTTCGTGCTCATCGATGATGTCCAAGACCTGCGCCCGGATCAGAGCTACCCACCCAAACCCCCGGTGGGGGCGGCACTGTGGAAGCTGATGGAGCGGGCCCGACAGATCGGCCTGCACGTGTTCACCACGCGCAACAGCGCGAACTGGGCGACGCTGCAGATGGATCCGTGGATGAGGTTCCAGAATTCGGCGAAGGTCGCGCAGCTGTATATGGACAACGATCCGCAAAACCGGATCAACCGCTCGGTCCGCGCCCAAGCGCTGCCGCCGGGGCGCGGCCTGATGGTCAGCGCCGACGGCGACGTCGAAGGGGTGCTGGTCGGGATACCGTCTACGGTCGCAATCCCGCCCCAGTAGGGACCGGAACCGGCTGCAAATCGGGCATTTCCGCGGCGATGCCGGCGGGGGAGCGCGCCCGGCCACCAGAACCAGCGGCCAAGCAGCGCGCCACGATGGATGCGAC
This genomic interval from Mycobacterium sp. SMC-2 contains the following:
- a CDS encoding transglycosylase; translated protein: MIHAVAALSRGHSLLAGDVGSAPIAGAPEHLANDARGGLPTAAAARSTSAINELRRSNDIDSALAQILAAAHRDHAHTRTATRAVLEDAKADATRAADTPMARREAMARMAARLRSQHRHILNARRRARLRALRLRRLRYRKRRTMGDGQGSGHQAIIAAIRKALNIKGIHDPAARARWERGMDLVARRESNYNADAVNRWDSNAARGTPSKGAWQFIGPTFAAYHEPGTSRDIHNLVAQACAFINYAMGHYGVAADASNLADRIQQADPRRSPKGY
- the eccB gene encoding type VII secretion protein EccB; the encoded protein is MPLSLSNRDQNSGHLFYNRRLRAATTRFSVRMKHDDRKQTAALMLSILLVAIGAGWMLLLNVLKPTGAVGDSSIIGDRDSGAIYARIDGRLYPALNLTSARLATGTANQPTWVKRSEIAKYPTGPLIGIPGAPSAMPVNRGAISAWAVCDTAGRPRSGDKPVVTSIGGTLNGGGRAAPLADDAGLLVTFEGNTYVIWGGKRSQVDPASRAITLSLGLDPGVTSPVEISRALYDGLPATEPLRVPDVPQAGAPSTWVSGSQVGAVLQAQTAGGGKQFYVLLPDGVQKITSFVADLLRSANSYGSTAPRMVTPDVLVNIPQVNSLPVDYYPTKRLNFVDTAANPTTCVGWEKGSTDPQARVVIYNGRGLPVYSYLDDRIVHLVRDDRDPASVVANQVLVLPGAANFVTSTSGVITSDSREALFWVSDNGVRFGIAANDDTMRALGLDPAAAVQAPWPLLRTFAAGPALSREAALVARDTVPALGKAAAVTTSAKAGG
- the eccCa gene encoding type VII secretion protein EccCa, with product MSKKAFPINRVKIEPPKPVRVAPNAPIALPEREPRNIWVMIGVPALIVALIGTIVMLYVSGVRSLSTGFFPLMGIGAFSMLAFSGRFGRARKITWGEMEKGRRRYLRDLDSNRDEIQTAVCAQREWQNAVHSDPRGLGAIIGGPRMWERGRGDMDFLEVRLGTGVQHAPDSVLSVTWPDIPSDEELEPVTGQALRDFILEQRKIRDIAKVVNLRSAPGFSFVGEDLDRLRSLMRSVLCSLAVFHNPRDVKLMVVTRNPEVWSWMVWLPHNLHDELFDACGWRRLVFATPEELEETLGAELHMKGKRGAWTPLAAASPTAMGSALETGAATVDLGPHLVIVDDNTGSPDAWESVVGQVGKAGITLLRIASRVGTGVGFAQDQVFEMAERHSSPVNGEVKSGRNSFDTDGEDGRPAPLLRVRGKFFAHADQLSIHRAYRYARAMARWSPTSRSEIADSTGGAAELLRGLGIIDPRELDVDRLWAERRGRGDERWCEIPVGAKPTGELQNIIIRAKDFGGFGFHSVVIGTSGSGKSEFFLSLVYGIALTHSPETFNVIFVDMKFESAAQDILGIPHVVAALSNLGKDERHLAERMRRVIDGEIKQRYELFTSVGARDANDYEEIRLAGRDLPPVPVLLVIVDEYLELFANHEKWINLIIHIGQEGRGANVFFMLGGQRLDLSSLQKVKSNIAFRIALRAESGDDSREVIGSDAAYHLPSKENGFALLKVGPRDLEPFRCFYLSAPFVVPKAKEVATTVDMTLTKPRLYNWQYQPLEASDAAALEAAAAVDAEPDEFLYHDDGFKRKKIVDVLRESLHQVPHRSPRRPWLEPLEDPEPVDTLVAAYRGKPWHVDYGDNPGLMFPVGVMDIPEESKQVVHAVDALRSNVIVVGAKQRGKTTTLMTLMSSAATMYTPARVTFFCIGGATLAQVASLPHVTDIVSPKDAEGIERILSSMDALIDAREDSFRRLRIDLDGFRERRFAPGSDGLGGTDPNDPFGDVFVVVDDYDDVYSKDTVLGDRIISLSSRGPEYGVHVMCSAGGWIHGQRQSLLQNATARIQLRLADPSESQMGHSSLESRDAARRTLNRPGFGLTDSLHELRVGIPALADPATGALVNIVDVGTRIADVAGVTKHATLQRLPQRVELRAILEYEAAHPSGDDLSIAFAIGERHELGPVPLKLRESPGLMILGRQGCGKTLSLVSIGEAIMSRFSPEEAQLTLIDPKTAPHGLRDLSGPGYVCAYAYDQDEIDEVITELAQQILLPRLPPKGLSQEELRALKPWEGARHFVLIDDVQDLRPDQSYPPKPPVGAALWKLMERARQIGLHVFTTRNSANWATLQMDPWMRFQNSAKVAQLYMDNDPQNRINRSVRAQALPPGRGLMVSADGDVEGVLVGIPSTVAIPPQ